In Sphingomonas sp. R1, a single genomic region encodes these proteins:
- a CDS encoding glycosyltransferase, with the protein MKIAFYGSSLLSSYWNGAATYYRGILKALAARGHAITFYEPDAFDRQLHRDIDPPPWAKVVVYPATEDGLRQVLAEAQDADVVVKASGVGVFDRELIEALRTAPRPDALRIFWDVDAAATLDEMRGDAAHPVRTMLPEIDLVLTYGGGPPVIDAYRAMGARDCIPVYNALDPATHHPASPDARFTADLALLANRLPDREARIDQFFLQAARLAPARAFLLGGNGWHDKALPANVRAIGHVGTADHNAFNCTPQAVLNVARDSMASIGFSPATRVFEAAGAAACLITDAWEGIELFLTPDREVLVARDGQDVADHLAALTPQRAQAIGEAARARVLAEHSYDLRGAQVDRILRAYQPRERNAA; encoded by the coding sequence ATGAAGATCGCATTTTACGGATCCAGCCTCCTCTCCTCCTACTGGAACGGTGCCGCTACTTATTATCGTGGCATCCTGAAGGCTCTCGCCGCACGCGGTCACGCCATCACCTTCTACGAGCCGGATGCATTCGATCGCCAGTTGCACCGCGACATCGATCCGCCCCCCTGGGCGAAGGTGGTGGTGTATCCCGCGACCGAGGACGGGCTCCGCCAGGTTCTCGCAGAGGCGCAGGACGCCGACGTGGTGGTGAAGGCCAGCGGCGTCGGTGTGTTCGATCGCGAACTGATCGAGGCGCTGCGCACCGCGCCCCGCCCCGATGCACTGCGCATCTTCTGGGATGTGGACGCCGCCGCTACTCTCGACGAAATGCGCGGGGATGCGGCCCATCCGGTGCGCACGATGCTGCCGGAAATCGACCTGGTGCTGACCTATGGCGGCGGTCCCCCCGTGATCGACGCCTATCGGGCGATGGGCGCGCGGGATTGTATCCCGGTGTACAATGCGCTCGATCCTGCGACGCATCATCCGGCGTCGCCGGACGCCCGCTTCACCGCCGATCTTGCGCTGCTGGCCAACCGGCTGCCCGATCGCGAGGCGCGGATCGACCAATTCTTCCTGCAGGCCGCCCGCCTTGCGCCGGCACGCGCTTTCCTGCTCGGCGGCAATGGCTGGCACGACAAGGCGTTGCCGGCCAACGTGCGCGCGATCGGCCATGTCGGCACCGCCGATCACAACGCCTTCAACTGCACGCCCCAGGCGGTGCTGAACGTTGCGCGCGATTCGATGGCGTCGATCGGCTTCTCCCCTGCCACGCGCGTATTCGAGGCGGCCGGGGCGGCAGCCTGCCTGATCACCGATGCATGGGAGGGCATCGAGCTCTTCCTCACGCCCGATCGCGAGGTGCTGGTCGCACGCGACGGACAGGACGTGGCCGATCACCTCGCCGCGCTGACCCCGCAGCGCGCCCAAGCCATCGGCGAAGCGGCACGCGCCCGCGTACTGGCCGAGCACAGCTACGATCTCCGCGGTGCGCAGGTCGATCGCATTCTCCGCGCCTACCAGCCCCGCGAAAGGAACGCTGCATGA
- a CDS encoding glycosyltransferase → MKIVYFTHSLASCWNHGNAHFLRGVLSDLCARGHDVQVWEPEGAWSLANLLADHGQDGLAPYRQAYPELRSSTYTPLCTPAEMIGDADLVIVHEWNDPKLVSRIGHARAMGGTFTLLFHDTHHRAVSDPHAIQAYDLNDYDGVLAFGEALAAVYRRWGWGDRVWVWHEGADLRRFQPPAQEGDRQGLVWIGNWGDGERTEELEHFLFRPAADAGLPLDIYGVRYPAEATAMLARRGARYHGWAPNAHAPAIFAQHLATVHVPRRYYATILPGIPTIRVFEALACGIPLVSAPWDDAEQLFRPGTDYLVARDGAEMTRHLAAMRDDAALRAELVAHGLETIRARHSCAHRVDELLAIVSRLSPAHHLVEDAA, encoded by the coding sequence ATGAAGATCGTCTACTTCACCCATTCGCTGGCATCGTGCTGGAATCATGGCAACGCGCATTTCCTGCGCGGCGTGCTGAGCGACCTGTGTGCTCGCGGGCACGACGTGCAGGTGTGGGAGCCGGAAGGCGCCTGGAGCCTGGCCAATCTGCTCGCCGATCACGGACAGGACGGCCTGGCGCCGTATCGCCAGGCCTATCCGGAGCTGCGGTCGTCCACCTACACCCCGTTGTGCACGCCTGCCGAGATGATCGGGGACGCCGATCTGGTGATCGTCCATGAATGGAATGATCCCAAACTGGTTTCCCGCATCGGCCATGCGCGGGCGATGGGCGGCACCTTCACGCTGCTGTTCCACGACACGCATCACCGCGCGGTCAGCGATCCGCATGCGATCCAGGCCTATGACCTGAACGACTATGACGGCGTGCTCGCCTTTGGCGAGGCGCTGGCGGCGGTCTATCGCCGCTGGGGCTGGGGCGATCGCGTCTGGGTATGGCACGAGGGAGCGGACCTTCGTCGTTTTCAGCCGCCGGCGCAGGAAGGCGATCGGCAAGGCCTCGTCTGGATCGGCAATTGGGGCGACGGCGAGCGCACCGAGGAGCTGGAGCATTTCCTGTTCCGCCCGGCCGCAGACGCCGGGCTACCGCTCGATATCTATGGCGTGCGTTACCCCGCAGAAGCGACCGCGATGCTCGCCCGGCGCGGCGCGCGCTATCATGGCTGGGCGCCGAACGCGCATGCGCCCGCGATCTTCGCGCAACATCTCGCCACCGTGCATGTGCCCCGCCGCTATTATGCGACCATTCTGCCCGGCATTCCCACGATCCGCGTGTTCGAGGCGCTTGCCTGCGGCATACCGCTGGTCTCCGCGCCCTGGGACGATGCCGAACAGCTGTTCCGCCCCGGCACCGACTATCTTGTCGCGCGGGACGGCGCGGAGATGACCCGGCACCTTGCCGCCATGCGCGACGATGCCGCGCTTCGGGCCGAACTCGTCGCGCACGGGCTGGAGACGATCCGCGCCCGCCACAGCTGCGCCCACCGGGTCGATGAACTGCTCGCTATCGTCTCCCGGCTTTCTCCCGCACATCACCTTGTCGAGGACGCTGCATGA
- a CDS encoding Crp/Fnr family transcriptional regulator: MFNHTPTAEAAVLSRLSALSSLSEDERRALRLATELPHRVAACRDLVQAGQRTSGSLMVVDGWLGRVKLFSDGRRQILSFLVPGDIIQEARNAQPIAVSTITALTDAMLCPAPATDTEGLCEAYAASAALDEAHLLRQIARLGRMSAYERIHDWMLEMRERLLLAGRAGADDFVMPLTQETLADALGLTSVHVNRTLQAMRRDGVLEWRGGVVRLKQHGKPVADPVARTAAERPRGAQAVALTR; this comes from the coding sequence ATGTTCAACCATACTCCCACTGCGGAGGCGGCCGTTCTCAGCCGGCTCAGCGCGCTTTCCTCGCTAAGCGAGGACGAGCGCCGTGCCCTCAGGCTGGCGACAGAGTTGCCCCACCGGGTGGCTGCCTGTCGCGATCTAGTCCAGGCGGGGCAGCGAACCAGCGGCTCGCTGATGGTCGTGGATGGATGGCTGGGGCGGGTGAAGCTGTTCAGCGATGGTCGACGCCAGATCCTGAGTTTCCTCGTGCCCGGCGACATCATCCAGGAAGCGCGAAACGCGCAACCGATCGCCGTAAGCACGATCACGGCACTCACCGATGCGATGCTCTGTCCCGCGCCCGCTACGGATACGGAGGGACTGTGCGAAGCCTATGCCGCCAGCGCCGCGCTCGACGAAGCGCATCTACTGCGCCAGATTGCCCGGCTCGGTCGGATGAGCGCCTATGAGCGGATCCACGATTGGATGCTGGAAATGCGCGAGCGGCTGTTGCTGGCGGGCCGCGCAGGGGCGGATGATTTCGTGATGCCGCTCACCCAGGAGACGCTGGCCGACGCACTTGGGCTGACGAGCGTGCATGTCAACCGCACCTTGCAGGCAATGCGCCGCGATGGCGTGCTGGAATGGCGCGGCGGTGTGGTGCGGCTCAAGCAGCACGGCAAGCCCGTTGCGGATCCGGTCGCTCGCACCGCTGCCGAACGTCCCCGCGGCGCGCAGGCGGTAGCGCTCACGCGCTGA
- a CDS encoding bifunctional glycosyltransferase/UDP-glucuronate decarboxylase translates to MKLIVLGLSLGSSWGNGHATTYRALLRAFSARGHDVLFLERDVPWYAGAHRDLSDPDFCRLEYYRTLADLDAWRETIAAADAVIVGSYVPDGVEVGQFVQGSARGVTAFYDIDTPITLAALERGICDYLTPALIAGYDLYLSFTGGPTLERIEHRLGSPAARALYCSVDTEAYRPLDVPKRWDLSYLGTYSPDRQATLETLLLEPARRCPEKRFAVAGPRYPDDIVWPANVERIEHLPPPDHPAFYSASRMTLNVTRADMIAAGWSPSVRLFEAAACGTPILSDPWSGIESLFVPGEEILLATSTDEAIAALHRDAQAIGTAARRRLLDVHDAAHRAAELEAHLEEAGARRRGAPRHGLGRDPQDGALILVAGGAGFIGSHLCAALLDRGEQVVCIDNLQTSNRTNLNALQERPGFEFVQADIVDPLPASILARSHRFKQIYNCACAASPPQYQVDPEHTMLTNVVGTDRLLRLAAEAGARFLLTSTSEVYGDPEVHPQREEYRGWVNCTGPRACYDEGKRAAEALTFDFCRTGRAEVRVARIFNTYGPHMQLDDGRVVSNLIVQALSGKSLTLYGDGTQTRSFCYVSDLVRGLILLMNSDIDGMQPVNLGNPCELTVGALAEEIAALSHRPLAIEYHPLPIDDPRRRKPDIQRARDLLGWEPRVALSDGLRATFFWFASAMAPGMDVPSLLEDAAE, encoded by the coding sequence ATGAAGCTGATCGTTCTTGGCCTCAGCCTCGGCTCCTCATGGGGCAATGGCCACGCCACTACCTACCGCGCCCTGCTCCGTGCGTTCTCCGCCCGGGGACATGACGTATTGTTCCTCGAGCGCGACGTGCCCTGGTATGCCGGCGCCCACCGCGATTTGAGCGATCCCGATTTCTGCCGCCTGGAATATTACCGCACCCTCGCCGATCTCGACGCGTGGCGGGAGACGATCGCCGCAGCCGATGCGGTGATCGTCGGGTCGTACGTGCCGGACGGCGTGGAGGTCGGCCAGTTCGTGCAGGGCTCCGCGCGCGGCGTGACCGCCTTCTATGATATCGACACCCCGATCACGCTGGCCGCGCTCGAGCGCGGCATCTGCGACTATCTGACGCCTGCGCTGATCGCGGGCTATGATCTGTATCTGAGCTTCACCGGCGGGCCGACGCTCGAGCGGATCGAGCACCGCCTAGGTAGTCCGGCCGCACGGGCGCTCTACTGCTCGGTCGATACCGAGGCCTATCGCCCGCTTGATGTCCCCAAGCGGTGGGATCTCTCCTATCTCGGCACCTACAGCCCGGATCGGCAAGCGACATTGGAGACGCTCCTGCTGGAGCCCGCGCGTCGCTGCCCGGAAAAGCGCTTCGCAGTGGCCGGCCCACGCTATCCCGACGATATCGTCTGGCCCGCCAATGTCGAGCGGATCGAACACCTGCCCCCACCCGACCATCCGGCCTTTTATTCCGCCTCGCGCATGACGCTGAACGTGACCCGCGCCGACATGATCGCGGCGGGCTGGTCGCCCTCGGTGCGGCTGTTCGAGGCGGCGGCGTGCGGAACGCCCATCCTTTCCGATCCATGGAGCGGGATCGAAAGCCTGTTCGTACCTGGCGAGGAAATCCTGCTCGCCACGAGCACCGACGAGGCGATCGCCGCACTGCACCGCGATGCGCAGGCAATCGGCACGGCTGCACGGCGACGGCTGCTCGACGTACACGACGCTGCGCACCGCGCCGCGGAACTCGAGGCGCATCTCGAAGAAGCGGGCGCGCGGAGACGCGGCGCGCCGCGACATGGGCTTGGGCGCGATCCGCAGGACGGCGCGCTCATCTTGGTCGCGGGTGGGGCCGGATTCATCGGCTCGCATCTTTGTGCCGCGCTGCTCGATCGCGGCGAGCAGGTGGTCTGCATCGACAATCTCCAGACGTCCAATCGCACCAATCTGAACGCGCTGCAGGAGCGGCCCGGATTCGAATTCGTCCAGGCCGACATCGTGGATCCGCTGCCCGCCTCCATCCTCGCGCGCAGCCATCGGTTCAAGCAGATCTACAACTGCGCCTGCGCCGCGTCTCCGCCGCAGTATCAGGTCGATCCCGAGCACACGATGCTAACCAATGTGGTTGGAACCGATCGCCTTTTGCGATTAGCGGCAGAGGCTGGCGCGCGCTTCCTGCTGACGTCGACGTCGGAGGTCTATGGCGATCCGGAGGTCCATCCGCAGCGCGAGGAGTATCGCGGCTGGGTCAATTGTACTGGCCCACGTGCGTGCTACGACGAAGGCAAGCGCGCAGCCGAAGCGCTTACCTTCGATTTCTGCCGTACCGGACGCGCGGAGGTGCGCGTCGCCAGGATCTTCAATACCTATGGCCCGCATATGCAGCTGGACGATGGACGGGTGGTCTCCAACCTCATCGTGCAGGCGCTTTCCGGCAAGTCGCTGACGCTCTACGGGGACGGCACCCAGACCCGAAGCTTCTGCTATGTCTCCGATCTCGTGCGGGGTCTTATCCTGCTAATGAATAGCGATATCGATGGGATGCAGCCAGTAAACCTCGGGAATCCCTGTGAACTTACGGTCGGAGCTCTGGCCGAAGAGATCGCCGCACTCTCCCATCGCCCCCTTGCTATTGAATATCATCCGCTTCCGATCGACGATCCCCGTCGCCGCAAGCCTGACATCCAGCGTGCTCGCGATCTGCTCGGCTGGGAGCCGCGCGTCGCCCTGTCGGACGGATTGCGCGCGACGTTTTTCTGGTTCGCCAGCGCCATGGCGCCCGGCATGGACGTTCCGTCCCTTTTGGAGGATGCCGCCGAATAA